GTGTAGACAACTTTTGCCATTAAATCGGGGTACTAGATGTCCTTATACTTAATCAATTAATTGATTGTGACTgctgtttctatttcttttgtttctgaGATCTAAGCTTCAACTCCCCTCTCTTCACTTGGCGCCTAATATGATCTTGTGAATAGTTTGTTAAGAGAAATCttgttttggtttaattatttttgcacAAAGTATGGCTTTATTCTTATGATCCTTTCCACATATGATTTTAGCTATTAAGTTTTGTTGGAGTTGATCATTACATAGAAGAACTGGACCATGGATTGATTCTTCATTATTCTAAGGCGAGTTGAAACGACCCTCCAGCATCCTTTCTAATATTTGTTTGGTTGTCTTGGGATCTAGACTTGTAGGAAAATCTTTGATGATGAATCGACATTGGGTGACATCCTGGGATCATATTGATGCTGTGTAACTCCATGGAGATTTTGCAAAGTcatggagatgtgttgtgaaaCAAGTTGGTGAAGATATGCTGAAGTCATGGAGATCGTTCCACCTTATATGTAACCAATCACTTTTCGACTTGTATATTGTGTTGGAGATGGTTCAACCTTATATATTGTGGAGATGCATTTGGTGTTGCCTGTGTAGATTGTAGGCTAGGGGTTTTGTGTGCAAACACTTGCTGTAAGTTGGCCCATTTTATTGTGTCGATGTTGTAACCAATTTCTCTTAACTTGATTccatttttgttaattattacTTACAGATAGATTTTTTTGCGACAAACAAACACCTATATCtttacttttatattaattttgatatataccCTCCAGTTACATGTTCTAGCTTAGAAGTTCCATCATTGAAGTTGTCAAGTGAGGCAGTCTTAAACCAGACTTCTTGCCAGCAGAAAGAGTCattgcaaaaggaaaatggtGACATGGGTCGCATTAACAGATCCATACCCTATAAGTGAGGACTTGAAGGAAGTTGGTCATAGGGATTTAACTTGCACAAAAAGCTCAACAGAAGATATGACAGGTATAGAAAGCCCTTCATTGTGCTTATACTGAATGATGGGCTCAGAAATAAGAAACTTATCAACATgctaattttcttttagatttttcttgcttttgacAAATGCCACACAGGCTCACTTCTATGAATGGTTTTTTCTCTGCATATGTAAGGTAGATCCACATTCCTGCACTAAAATCTTGTTGCATACACTGCATATTCATCCTTCTGGCATAGCAATTGGGTTGATGATACTTTATGTAGCATTTAAACAGCTCACCAATTTTTATATGGAGAAAGTTATCAATGACCTAGGTTGGTGAGAAGCTCAATAATTAGGATATTTTCACAGAATTTAGCCAGTTATCAAAATAAAGATTGATCATGTAGGTCTGATCTGTCCCCATTGATTGGGTGGTTCGTTGCTAGACCTATttggtgattttaaatttagatataatAGTAGATCTGCCAATTTACAGATAGATAGTGTTAGATATAAGGGGAGAATGATATCAAACTTGTAAGTATTGATAGTATGCAGACATGCACTCCCTCACTTCTTCCACGTAGTAGGGGAAGAGTTTGATGGAATTTTTATGTTGCTTGATTATATAGTTAATGACTAAAAAGAGTAGTGATAAAATAGAACTGAATAAATGGTTTCCTAGTAAAGAGTCTTCCACAACCCACATACTTCTTGGCTTTTTTTAATACCAAATCGCAATTCTTTTGAAGTTTAAggccatgtatatatattttttttgtacgaTGAGTGCTAATATGACAAGAGTATgttaaattttctaaattttcttagATATAAGCTTGAGGAAATCAAAATCCAGGCATGGGAAAGTCAGCAAAAGGCTAAACTAGAAGCTGAGATGAAGAGAATAGAGCTCGCATGCATGAAATTAAAACTTCATCATGTATTACCCATCTGAGTGATTAATCATAAGCGACAATTTGGCAACCTTGTTTCACTATTGAAAGGACAATTTTCTCagatacttgcacactcacgactgcaagtatcatttctcgaAGTGAAAACCAACTACAAGATTaacaagaaaatgaatttttacCTAGCTACCACATGAGATTAATTGTTAAGCGATTGAAAAACCAACCTcaagaagagagaaaattgcAGAAAGGGAAGATAGGTAATCAGGAAATGGACCAAAAAAAATTCCTGGAATGAAATGGAGAGACAACGCtcgaggaaagagaaaaaatggagagaaaggaagagaaagcgGGAGAAAGGGATAGAATCGCACCATGAAACGgagaaaaaaattttcttctctcaaacAGAGTGATAATGGCGATTTAGGAgaagaaaacagaaagaaatggagagaaaGTGAGTTTCATACCAGAGAACTTTGTTTCAGGAAATAGAGTGGCAACACTGGAGGGAGAGGGATTAGGGCAAAGACAGAGGGAGGGGTGTGGTTCCTGAGATGGAGGGGGAGGGGTGAGGGACTGAAATGGAGGGGGTGAGGTTAGGGCAAAAAACAAGCGGGAGGGGTGCAAGAGTGAGGCTCGTTTGAGGTGTTAGGGCAAGGGAGTAGTGAATCTAATCCACACGTTAGGTATGTTGCGGCTGCATCCAACAGTAGGCCGATGtaaagattttttcattttcgcGTGATGTCAAGTGCTAGTCTAGAgattaattttgtgaataatagtaaaataatttataaatgaaaaactttAGGACCAATTAACCTACAAATAACAGCTCTCCAATAGTTGGTTGCCACGTAGCTTCTCAACTTAGTGATGGTGTGACCGCATTTCATCCGATTCCTTGCCATCAACTTCGCCCTTCTTGTACGAAAGGTCTTTGGTCACTTACAGTCCCGCTTCCTCTCAGCCATCTTTCCTTAAGTTGAGGTATTCAAAGAGAAAATTAAGATGTCATCTTTCCTAAAGCACATGCTTTTGTCGTTAAAACCCAAAAGGTAAAATGGCCAAGCGCGAGCTTTCTAGCACTCTGAAGAACTTGAaggtaaaacaaaaatacaaacttcGTGTTTCCTTTATAAATTGTCCGCTTTTCTATGTAAAATTTAGGTAAATTCACTTTATATTGAAAATCTAATATCTAGATGAATTCACTTGAGATTCGAAATAaggtttttcttattttctctgggaatgatttgatttttcacatatttaatCTCATGGGAGTATAAGCTGAAAGAACACGTCTCCTTGTGGGAGACTTAAAAAGGTGGCTTATGTGCCACAccctttcaaatatattatatatatttattttaatacttttatatttatattaaaaactctggataattaaaaataaagatactaATTATTAAATCCAACAGTTACATTCCTTGATGGAAGTAAGCAACACTTAATAAACAGTGGATAAGAGTCTTGgcctatctatatataaaggCCTACGATTTTCCATCAATCACATTTTATTAACGTAAAAGATAGGCTGAAAATTCCTACCCAATACTctccatatataaatatgtgaggGTTCACAATTCAGAAACAATCGGTTCCTGTAAATACTTGATCAACGATGGTCAGATGTTAGTATTCTAACTATtcttaattattagatttttctcCCAAATCTTACAATAGAGtagtatctttatttttaattacccagATTTACTCAatcatgtattttatatatatatatataaatatattacatgGAGTTAtgtcatattttttatacaaatttttacaTGTGCCTTGAGGTCCCTTGAATTAAATTTCTAGCTTCGTCCCTCCTAGCAGGGCTTGCTTCGACATGTCTCCTTGCGTACATCAAAAGTCTCACAGAACGGCGTAGACGAGGCAGTTGCAAAACTAGAGCTCTAGGTTTGTCgcatcaaattttacaaaaaacttgGTTATTTAAATTGGATGTGGTACGCATCCACCAAGGAAATATTGGGTCAAATTTGCAAGGACTAGAACAACTTGAATTGAATAATGTTTGACATCCGAAGTTTTGCAGGACCAATCAGATGTTCAGCGGGAAGCAAATCAAACACCGTGATACTTAAGTTACAGAGACTTCTGTCACCAACACAACCTGCCAAAGCATAGGTGTGGCTCCTTGATctcaaaatgcaaaacaatatgAAGTACAGCAGAGTAGTAGGGGTGTCATCATTCTACTACGAGACAATTTTGTCTGATATTGCCCGAGACAGGAGGCAAATAATAACGAgtatactatataatacttaaCATTACGGGTGCTTAGTCTCGTGCAGTTTAGTGCCCCTAAATGCTGAAAGAGAGAAGAACGACCTCGTAGCTGAAACATAAAGATAGTCAAGCGTATTGGATCAATAACAATCAGATTCAGAAAATGATGAATCACGAGTGAGAAATGGAAAGAACCTGTAGTAAACCAAAGATACAGGAGTTAGCAGAGGAGTGCATTACTCTACATCATAGATGAATGCTAACCTTTAGTTCTGGGGGCCGCAGCTGATTCACAACTCACTTGCAACTTGTGAGAACAAAAGTGATCATTAAGTTTGCTCGAGTTTGATTGAGCTGGGTGCAGAATAACCATGACAAACAACATAACACTCAGATCGAGATGTCAAGCTAAGAGAAGCTATTGTACAAGTTTTGGGTCAGCAAGGATCACAGACAAAAAAACCTTCAGGAAAAAAgcaaggaaagagaaaaatataccAGGGAGAAGTCCACAAGCATCCAAAtctttttcatgaatttcagaTAATGAAGTCTTTTGCTGTGCAAAGTTCTTTGCTTGAAGAGCAGCCTTTCTGAGAAATTTGTCAGCATTTCTCTTACTAAAGGATTTAGACTCCTCAACATCATCCTCTCCTTCAGAAAAGAAAGATGGGCTAGAACAACCAGTAGTATTTGAATCCCCCTTGGTCTTCCGAGCAAACTTCAAGAGTCTTTTCAACCCTTTCGGTGCATCTTTTTGGCAGAACATGACAGGAGGATTTCCAGCATTACCCCACTCAATACTTTCAGGTTCACTACTTTCTTCTTGCATCATCTGGGACAGAGAATGGCGAACACGTAGACTTGACCATTCAGCGGGTGCAACATTGGCTGGAGATGCAAGTTGACATGTGTTGACATCACATGGAATGGCCGATTCTTGATGCTCTTTTATTTCCACCCAGGCAGTGGGGGAAATTATTGATTCTTCTCCGACTTGGAGTTTCAATGAGGACTCCGCCTGATTGTTGAAGACATTATCATGACCATGAGCAGCAACTTGTTCAAAGTTCTCAGTCTCACCACATTGCCAGTGGCTTTTTATCTGAGTTTCTGGTTGTATAGCTCCTTCGTGAAGACCCAGTGATACATCATCTTCCCCTTGATGCTGACCGACCAGGTCAGAAGCATGTACAATTACCTCACTTTCTTCAGCTTTCATCAAGTTTCTGCAGTTTGTCAAGGATTCATTAGACTGAGGAGAATTCTTTTTCTTGTTAACAGGACTGATACCAGGAACATTTCGTGAACCCTTGCGAAGAAAAGGTTTTGAATCCAGTGGAACTACACTGCTTTTCTTGGTCACTTTGTCATAGAATCTAGGCTTTGTGGGAACTACACTAGAACAATCTCCAGAAGCTTCCataacttttgttttatttacttttccAGAGCTTGCCCCTCGTTCATACTTTTTTCCATTCACAGTGTTCACGCTTTTGTCATGACCCCTCTGTGTCTCCTTTACATTTCTCTGTTGCTGCTGGGATTTTTCCACTTTGGGGCTTGGTTGAGGAAGTGATGTTGCCGGATGGCGTTTCTGACGTGTTGGTGTGGTGCCAGATGAAGACATGCCACCAGGAGTTTTACCTGGTGATGTCCCTGTGATTCTCGGCGATGGTGTTGATGGCCACGATTTGCGTGTAGCAGGCAGCAGTGAAGTTTTAGAGGAAATTTTCTTTGTAACAGTTGGCTTTGTAATTTCCTTTTTCGCACTGACAGGTTCAGATGGACCTTTTTGTGATCTTTTGGGATTATGCATATCAACTCTTTTACCAACATCATTCCCATTTGTGGAGGCCATTTCAGCTTTTCTCTCATTAAGACTTTGCTGCATTGCTCTAAATTGTGCTGCTTTCTCTGCTCGCTTTCTAGCATTCTCTCCTCGAAGTTTTTCATCCCTCCTCTCCTTATAGTGGTCATAAAACCCACCTCTCCGCTCAGGaaaaaatttgttatttctGCTAGTTTGAGGTTTACTGTGTCTGACAGGCCTGCTTTCCattattttcatcatcatcatctggtTCAACTCCACCTCCTTTTGCTGACTCCAGGCATTCGAGGATGTTAATTTTCTAATAGTTTCCTCTCCTTGGGTTTCTTTAGAATCTGCTGGGAAGTCATGTGTGTCTGCTAGAATACATCTCGAATCATATACCTGTTCTTCCTCGTTGGACCCAACATCAACTTCATCTGTCTCACCAAGGTTCTGACCTTTGGATATAAATTCAGATTCCATTGTCACTCCTACTGAAGAAACTGAAATTTTACTATCTTCTCCATCATTGGGAGTCTCTGGAACAGAGTCTTCAGAACCAATATGTAGCTGACACTGGGAGGAAGCTTCACCTATACCTGCACTCCATCTTCTCAATATAGATTTATTTGCACAGATAGGAATATTTGTTAATGACCTCCGTATCTGAAAATCTGCAGTATCATCCctctgttttctttcaaaaagatTTATTGCATCTTGAACACTCATCCTCTGGACATTTATCTCAGGTTTTTTACTAGGTTCGACAAATCCTTCATCTTCGCCATCGTTTGCAGCTACTTTATGAGACAACAACCTTTCTTTAGTAGGAAAATAATTGAGGCTCTTAATTGTCAAGGCAGCAGCCCTCCTTGATCTAGTTCTCCCGATTTGAATCCTTCGCATTGGTGATGCTGACCGTCTGGGGGCTGGAGATCTTATAAGCGTCCGACTTCTTCCTGCAGATGTTTGGTCCCCATCACTTGAGTTTGAAAACTCCTCACTTTCTGTCGAGTTCTCCCGCTCAACCTGGGCAACTTTTGCAGGTGAAACGCCATATTTTACAGGAATGGATGAATATACTGGTTTTGATAGCCAAATATTATCATGTGTCTTTTCTATATTGTCATTCCTTGGACAGTATATTGATGAAACCTTGTCATCATCTAGAGGATCAGCATTCTGGCTGTCTTGACTCAGTCCTAAAACTTTGGACAAAGAATTCCTGCAAAGGATTGTTACAAGATGGGATCTCAGAGTCATAAAACTTACCTTTAATTATTCAGGTAACTTAAGTATGTCACCAGAAAAATATGGAGAAACACATTGTTGCTCTACAAAATTCTTGGAGTAAGGAGTAAGTTAGAAGACCAAAGCCCCCTTTTATTTTGGTAACCAACTTACTTTAAAGAAACCGCTccaaaatgttgagaaaattgcacTAAATCAGTGATTTCTTTACAGGAGCAGTTGGCACCGGCAGCCTTGTTTAAAGATGCAGATAACTCCCTTCTTAATGCTGTAAGCCTTAAATCCATTGCTCGCAACAGTTCATTTCTGGTAGTATAATTTTCAATATCTTAGTagtgatgaaaataaataacaaaataaaaacaaacctgTTAGCTCAAACAACATTCACCATACTTCGAAACATCTGATGATGTGATCTCAACTTCAGGCTGTTCATATGCAACAGGTTGAATTAGTTGCCCGTGTCAAAGAACGATTGCAGATGGATTAGATATAAAAACTGAAAATGTATTAACAGAAGTTTTAAGGAAAAACAATTACTTTGGATGATGGTGCGACATCAATTGAGTTGCAGCAATCTGTTAAAAGTGGAAAGCTACAATAATTAATagatataaaagtaaaaaatccagcttattattggaaaaaatattaaacactCATAGCACTTACAGACGCCTCAAAATTAATTC
This window of the Juglans regia cultivar Chandler chromosome 12, Walnut 2.0, whole genome shotgun sequence genome carries:
- the LOC109020614 gene encoding uncharacterized protein LOC109020614; translation: MEGGIDADAPLDYAEIRILADEYRDGGGHVSYEAFVYRNNKVEKLATGLLEELFPHLPVLNDIYAKGYDGSFKLQLPRKLNGATWFTKSILNSFLRIIGSPDLRDVINTVEDEMIQLEEAKKFHISLYGEDHHNQLTSLEADCCNSIDVAPSSKPEVEITSSDVSKNELLRAMDLRLTALRRELSASLNKAAGANCSCKEITDLVQFSQHFGAVSLKNSLSKVLGLSQDSQNADPLDDDKVSSIYCPRNDNIEKTHDNIWLSKPVYSSIPVKYGVSPAKVAQVERENSTESEEFSNSSDGDQTSAGRSRTLIRSPAPRRSASPMRRIQIGRTRSRRAAALTIKSLNYFPTKERLLSHKVAANDGEDEGFVEPSKKPEINVQRMSVQDAINLFERKQRDDTADFQIRRSLTNIPICANKSILRRWSAGIGEASSQCQLHIGSEDSVPETPNDGEDSKISVSSVGVTMESEFISKGQNLGETDEVDVGSNEEEQVYDSRCILADTHDFPADSKETQGEETIRKLTSSNAWSQQKEVELNQMMMMKIMESRPVRHSKPQTSRNNKFFPERRGGFYDHYKERRDEKLRGENARKRAEKAAQFRAMQQSLNERKAEMASTNGNDVGKRVDMHNPKRSQKGPSEPVSAKKEITKPTVTKKISSKTSLLPATRKSWPSTPSPRITGTSPGKTPGGMSSSGTTPTRQKRHPATSLPQPSPKVEKSQQQQRNVKETQRGHDKSVNTVNGKKYERGASSGKVNKTKVMEASGDCSSVVPTKPRFYDKVTKKSSVVPLDSKPFLRKGSRNVPGISPVNKKKNSPQSNESLTNCRNLMKAEESEVIVHASDLVGQHQGEDDVSLGLHEGAIQPETQIKSHWQCGETENFEQVAAHGHDNVFNNQAESSLKLQVGEESIISPTAWVEIKEHQESAIPCDVNTCQLASPANVAPAEWSSLRVRHSLSQMMQEESSEPESIEWGNAGNPPVMFCQKDAPKGLKRLLKFARKTKGDSNTTGCSSPSFFSEGEDDVEESKSFSKRNADKFLRKAALQAKNFAQQKTSLSEIHEKDLDACGLLPAQSNSSKLNDHFCSHKLQVSCESAAAPRTKATRSFFSLSAFRGTKLHETKHP